In the genome of Syntrophorhabdaceae bacterium, the window GAAGGCCAAAGAGGGCGACATTATTGTGGCGGGTCTCAATTTCGGGTGCGGCTCTTCCCGTGAGCACGCACCCATCGCCATCTCCGCCCTGGGCATCCCGCTGGTCATTGCGAAGAGCTTCGCGAGGATCTTCTACCGGAACGCCTTCAATAAGGGCCTCGCGCTGCTCGAGGCCGATCTTGCGGATTATGCGGAAGAAGGCGAGGAGATCGAGGTGGACCTCGGCACGGGTATCATTAAATGCAAAAGGGCCGAGATCCAGGCAAAGCCGATCCCGCCCTTTATGGTCGAATTAATTAATGAGGGCGGCCTCATTAAGTACCTGAAGAAGAAATTGGAGGATTAAATGAAAGAGTACAATGTAGCGGTGGTGGGCGCCACGGGAGCCGTGGGAAACGAAATGGTGGAGACCCTGGAACAGAGGAAGTTCCCGGTGAAGAAACTGACGCTCCTCGCGTCTTCCCGAAGCGCGGGCAAGACGATGAGTTATAAGGGTAAGGCAGTGGTGGTCGAGGAGCTGAAGGAGGATTCATTCAAGGATATCCAGATCGGCCTTTTCTCCGCGGGCGGATCGATCAGTGAGAAATTCGCACCCATCGCGGCGGCAGCCGGATGCGTGGTCGTCGACAACACGAACGCATGGCGGATGGACCCGGACGTTCCGCTGGTGGTGCCCGAGGTCAACGAGCACGCAATCAAAGACTATACGAAGAAGGGGATTATCGCCAACCCGAACTGCTCGACCATCCAGATGGTGGTTGCCCTGAAGCCGCTCCATGATGCGGCAAAAATAAAGAGAATTGTCGTATCCACCTATCAGGCCGTATCAGGCACGGGCAAAAAGGCCATACACGAGCTGGAGCAGCAGGTGCTCTCCATTTACAATAACAAACCCATGGAAAAAAAGGTATATCCTTACCAGATCGCGTTCAATTGTCTTCCTCAGATAGACGTCTTCCTTGACAACGGCTATACGAAAGAAGAGATGAAAATGGTAAGAGAAACGAAGAAGATCATGGAGGACGAGGGTATCCAGGTGACGGCCACGACCGTGAGGGTGCCTGTGTTCTACAGCCATTCCGAATCGATAAATGTCGAGTTCGAGACCGACCTTACTCCGGAGGAGGCAAGAAAAATCCTCAAGAAAGCCCCGGGCGTAAAGGTGGTTGACGATCCGGCAAAGAAGCTTTATCCCATGGCCATTAATGCAGCGGGAAAAGACGAGACTTTCGTGGGAAGGATAAGAAGGGACGAATCGGTTCCCCATGGACTCAACCTGTGGGTGGTGGCGGACAACATCAGGAAAGGGGCTGCCCTCAATGCGGTCCAGATTGCCGAAATCCTGATAAGGAAATATATTTGATCCATCCCTAAAGGGGAGTAGTTAGGAAGGCTTGGTCAACACACTGGCGAAAAAAGCCTGGCCTTGCCATTGGTGATACGCCAATTAACGAGACCTTTAGTATGGCTCTTCGAGCCATTACTAGAGGTCTTCTTTTTTTAAGGAGGTAACGGACATGACGGCTTATGTTGCATCTCTTCTTTTTGTGGTTCTCGCCGAGATGGGAGACAAGACACAGCTTCTCGCCATGGCCTTCGCCACGAGGTATCGATGGCAGACGGTCATGTGGGGGGTTTTCGCGGCCACCCTGGTGAACCACCTGCTCGCCGTGTTGCTGGGCCACTATATGACGAATATCGTGCCCCTCCATTACGTGCAGATCGCCGCCGCCGCATCATTTATCCTTTTCGGCCTCTGGACCCTGCGGGGCGATACCCTCGACAATGAGGACAGGCGGTTCAATTTCAGCCCCTTCTGGACCGTGGCGGTCGCCTTCTTTTTCGCCGAGATGGGAGACAAGACACAGCTCGCCACCGTTGCCCTCGCGACAAAATATTCGAGTATCATTCCTATATGGCTCGGCACCACATCCGGCATGCTGGTGGCCGACGCGATCGGCATCATAGTCGGGATCGTGCTGGGGAAGAAGATACCTGAAAGGGCGATCAAATGGTTCGCTGCAGTGGTCTTTATAATTTTTGGAATTCTCGGTCTCTATGAGGCATTGCCGAAAAGCATATGGAGTCCCGGAATCGTGATAGGAGGCGGGATTCTCCTTCTGCTCCTCATCTACGGAGTGAGCCGCATAGGGGGAGGCAGGAAAGAAGCAAGCAGCGACTAGGGTTTTTCAGGGTCCCTTTTCGGCGGCGGGGTCTGCTGAATCTCGTTTATCTCGTCTTCCAGGGCGTCTATCTCGTACCTGATCCGGGTGATCCGGTCCGTCCTCTCGAGCACGAAAAGGTCGGCGCACGAGACCGCCCTGCCCGAGGTGACCTCGTCGTACACGTATTGACCCAGTTCAGTGTAGAGACCCTGCATGCTCTTCTGGAGCCGCGTGATATCGACATACCTCATCTTGCCGATTTTCGCCTGTTTCTCCACATTAAAAGCGAAATCCTGGGCCGTCTCCCGAAGGGTCTTGAGGCCCTCCTCGGTCTTCTTCATTATATCGTCCATCAAAGCCATAAGAACCTCCCTCCCGTGATATCAAGTAAGTATAGGTAATAATCGGCTCTTATGCAAGATTTGAAAAGGGCAGTCGCTAGTCTCTAGTCGTTAACCGTTAGTCGATGGCAGATAGTCGTCAGTATATAATATATAGTATATAGTAAAAACCAAAAGGTTCTTTAGACACTTCCGGAATACTTGCCGGGCGCGTCAAAGTCAGCGAGTTCCCTCCAATACCCAAGCGGATATCCTATCGATGCCTTAACAGGTAAGTATTGCGTGATGTAGCCCGCACAGCGGGCGAGACCAACAGCAGGCGCCCTTAGGCGGGGGGGAGGCTCCGACGGCTTTGCCGCCGGAGGGGGTGACGTGACCTCCTTTAACTGTGTTGAAATAGCTGTATGATTATGATAAATTAGCCCTTATTAGAGGGAGTTTCAGAGATCGGCCCCACGCATTGTTGATCCGGATTGAGATATGAATATCAGAGAAAGATTGGAGAAAAGAGAAGAATTGATACTCTCTCCCTTTGCCCAGAGGAGCAGTCGGTCGAGGGGCAGGCTTAAGGCGGAGAAGGAGTGCGACATCAGGCC includes:
- a CDS encoding aspartate-semialdehyde dehydrogenase, producing the protein MKEYNVAVVGATGAVGNEMVETLEQRKFPVKKLTLLASSRSAGKTMSYKGKAVVVEELKEDSFKDIQIGLFSAGGSISEKFAPIAAAAGCVVVDNTNAWRMDPDVPLVVPEVNEHAIKDYTKKGIIANPNCSTIQMVVALKPLHDAAKIKRIVVSTYQAVSGTGKKAIHELEQQVLSIYNNKPMEKKVYPYQIAFNCLPQIDVFLDNGYTKEEMKMVRETKKIMEDEGIQVTATTVRVPVFYSHSESINVEFETDLTPEEARKILKKAPGVKVVDDPAKKLYPMAINAAGKDETFVGRIRRDESVPHGLNLWVVADNIRKGAALNAVQIAEILIRKYI
- a CDS encoding 3-isopropylmalate dehydratase small subunit; its protein translation is MKTNLKGRIWKFGDNIDTDIIIPAIYLANTDPQVLGAHCMEPLDPDFPKKAKEGDIIVAGLNFGCGSSREHAPIAISALGIPLVIAKSFARIFYRNAFNKGLALLEADLADYAEEGEEIEVDLGTGIIKCKRAEIQAKPIPPFMVELINEGGLIKYLKKKLED
- a CDS encoding TMEM165/GDT1 family protein; this encodes MTAYVASLLFVVLAEMGDKTQLLAMAFATRYRWQTVMWGVFAATLVNHLLAVLLGHYMTNIVPLHYVQIAAAASFILFGLWTLRGDTLDNEDRRFNFSPFWTVAVAFFFAEMGDKTQLATVALATKYSSIIPIWLGTTSGMLVADAIGIIVGIVLGKKIPERAIKWFAAVVFIIFGILGLYEALPKSIWSPGIVIGGGILLLLLIYGVSRIGGGRKEASSD